The region ATTCAGTACGACGCCGATGGTCGCGAAGTACTGCCGATTGATGAGGTTGAAATTTATCTGTCCTACACCGCGTCTTTGGCCACTCGACTGAGCTTGCCATGGCAAGCCAAAAGCATGGCGTTTCGCGAGGATTATGTAACCGCAGAGATGATCGAAGAGGCGTTCAAGCGAGTGACGGCATTGGACCAGGGCGAACTGGTTCGAAGCAATCTGCTGGAGCAACCCATGTGGGTCGACTATTTGCACCGCGCCCACCTGCAGGAGCTTTCGACGGTGCGCAACCAATTCGAAGCGCTTATTGACCTGAAAACGGCATTGGAGGAGTGGCTTGATACCGGTTCGTTGTCAGCGCAGGAGCGCGAGGGGCTGCGCGCAACCATCAGCCGTACATCGGCACTACTGGGGCGCACTGGCCTCGCGAGCCAACCGGGGTATGTGATGATCCAACAGGAGTACAACATGTCGTTTGCCAGTATCGAAGCGGAGTACCAACGCCTGCTCAGTACCTTAACCGATCAGACAATCAACAGCCTTTTACCCGCGAGCTAGAACAGGAGCATTGGCAACCTGTCCACAGTGTCCACCCGCGTGAAACTTTCTTGAACGCGATAAATACCTAAGGCTCCACAGCGAGGGCCATTCGATAGGCTGGTTTTTTAAACCCGTCATGGATGGCCCGATATGTCAGAACAACCCGTTACCCTTACCCCCGAAGGCACCTTCAACGTGGACCTTCGGGGCGTGCATTACGATTTCCTCAAAGACCGCGTGCCTGCCTGGTTCAACCAGGGCTCCCCTCAACGCCAGGAAGAACTCGCCAATCACGACATGGAACTGCCCAGCTGGTACCTGACCGTCACGGTTCAGCAAAAGGCTGACCTGGCCGACAGCCATACCCGTTATCGCGAAACCTTGAACCAGGTAGAGAACACCCTCGGTGATATCAAGGATGTGCTCGCCTTTGCCGAGCAGCCGCTTAAAGACGCACTCAAGCAACGCTTCAACCTGGATGTGGACGTCAAGAACGTCTATTTCGCGCGCAAGTATGGGTTCAAAAGTCGCGACGACCTGTTCGGTGCGTTTGTCTTCGACCAACAACGCGACTCGGAGCTGAACTATGTATACCGCGGTGTTTCCCTACTTGAGGCCGCCCTGGCCAATTTCGAGCGCGATGAAGAACGAGCCAGTACCTGCAACGATTGCCAGATCATAACCGCCTGGAGTTCGTATGACGGCGACGTTATCCCGACCTTCAGCGCGGTCAATTCCCAGGCCCTGCCCATCGCGCCCCATGAATTTGCCCAAGTGTGCCGCAGCCTGGACGTGGGCAATTTGTATCAGCAGCACATCAAGTCCATCGTCCAACCGGACGAGGCGACCCAACGCGCCGCACTGGAAACGCAGCTGCAAGAGCACCAGCGCCAATTGCTGGCGCTGAGCGCCGAGGTGGCGGCTCACCAGACCGAGTGGGGCATTGGGGCCGATGCCTACCGGATGGTCAAACAGGTCATCACTGACCCGGGCAGTGCCACCCTCGACGGCAAGCCGGTGACGTTCGCCGCGCTGAAGGTGTTTGGCAGTGTGTTGGTGGGGCCGTTGCTAATCGGTCCTGCCCGTAAAGACAGTGACAGTGTCGAGCGCCTGGTGGTGTTCATCCCCAATGACCCCCAGCAGCCGCTCAGGGAGTATGCCTCCAGCGCCGAGTTCATGGCCGACCTCAGGACCCGCTTGCACAGCGCCTCGTACCGGCGCTTTTTCAGCCGATTTGTGCCCCAGCGCGAGCAGGGCCTCTTTTTTCAGCAATTTAATGGGTTGTACAAACCCGCCAACGGCAATGGCGCGGCCGGCGATTACCCGCTGGTATCCAGGCCGCCGAGGCTGCCTCTGGATGAGTTGGCAATCGGAGCCAACTTATGGGCGCAACTGCGCAAGGCACAGGTGCGCAAGATTTTGTCGGATGCCCGCGCCGTGGCCGTGCCCACCGGTGACGAAGACCGTAAGGCGCGCATGGAGCGGCTGTCGAGCTACCTGGACGCGGTGATCAGCGTGTTCAATCTCGGTGCTTTCGTGGTGCCGGGGCTGGGGCCGATCATGCTGGCGGTGGGTGCGGCGCAGATGTGCACTGAAGTGTATGAAGGCATTGAAGCCTACGAGCAAAGTGACCTGAAGACGATGTGGGCGCACTTTTCCAGCGTGGCCCTCAATGCGGCGATGTTGGGCACCGGGGCCAAGGTGTTGCCCGCCATCAAGCTGGCGAGCATGGTCGACAACCTCAAACCGGTCACGCTGCCCACCGGCAAGCAGGTGTTATGGAACCCGGATATGACGCCCTATAAGGTGCCGGTTAAATTGCCTCTAGACGCCGAGCCAGACGCCTTGGGTCTCTACTTGCACAACGGGCAAAAAGTGTTGCCCCATGAAGGTGACCACTATCAGGTCAGGCAGGAGCCCGACACCGGCCAGTACCGCATCCAGCACCCCAGCCGTCCCGGCGCGTATGAACCGCAATTGGCGCATAACCATGCCGGCGCCTGGAGCCATGAAGTCGAGGAACCACTGACCTGGGACAAGCCGACGTTGATGAGGCGTCTGGGGGCTGGAACAGCGGGGGCTCGACAGCGAAAAGCTGGAGCAGGCCCGCGCCGCCAGCGGTGTCGAGGAGGACACCTTGCGCCAGACCTTTGTCGAGCATGAGCCGGTGCCTTTGCTGCTGGAGGATTCGATCCAGCACTTCAAGGCCCATCAGGCGCTGACGACCTTTGTCGAGCAAATGCATAGCAGCGACCCGGCGGTCTACGCCAAGGCTGATCCGGCGCTGCAACTGAACATGATGCGTCGCCGCGGGATGTTGCCGCAAAACCTCGGCCTTCGAGTGCTGGGCAGCGGCGCCCGGGTAATCTGGGAAACGGAGCCTTCGTCGTCCGCCACGCGGGTGGTGGTCCTCAACGAAGGCCAACTGGCGCGTGGCGAGTTGCTCAAAGAGGTGTTGAACACGTTGCAAGGCGTTGACCCGGCGCTCACCGACATCCCCGGAAGTGCCGAAGACTCACTGGATGTGCGGGCGGGCAAGCTACGCCAGTACCTGGGCGACACGGTGGACACTTACAAAGGCCCGCTGGTGGAGGAGCGCTACCGAGCGTTGACCGCATCGGTTGATCCCGATGTGCAGCGGCTGCTGGCGGACTATCCCGAGTTACCGACCTCGATGGCGGCGCACCTGCTCAAGAGCCTGAGTTCCGAGCAACTGCAAACCTGGCGCAGCACCGGGCTGCTGCCCGAAGCACAGACCGAACACGCGAAATGGTGTGAACAGGAAACACGGGTAGCCCGCGCTTACGAGGGGCTGCAGTTGGACACCCTGGCGAACCTCGACAGCCAGCGCCTGGCTTTGCGCACCCTGGAAACCTTGCCCGGATGGCGCCGGGGTACTCGGGTGGAGCTGCGTCAGTATTCGGCGCAGGGCGCGATACTGGATGCCATTGGTTCTCCAGACGCAACGGCCAGGGTTCTGGTACAGATGGATAACGGGTTGTTCCAGGCGACCATGCCCAGGGATTTTTTTGCCGCAACCTGGGACCTGTTGTCCGCCACTGAGCGCCAGGCCCTGGGGTTCACCGACGCGCTGCAAATGAAAGCCGCGATTGCGCAAGCGCCTCTGCCACGTGCGCGACTGCGCACGGTGTTGCTGGAGCACCCGCTGCGCAAGCCGACCATTGATCCTGCACTGCGCTTGCTGGGCGGTGGCCGTGGGTTTCGACGGATGGTGGCCAGTGTTTTTGGTCCTTCAGAGGCTTCGGTAAAAGCCCGCGTCCTCAAGCTGTACCCTTCAATGGAGGAGGGTGAGGTCACTGCCTTTATCCAATCATTGGGTACGAATGTGCGGGGTGGGCTGACGCTTCGGGAAGCTGAGTTCAAAACGCTGGAGAGGGAATTGCAGGTTTGGGTTCAGGCGAATTCCCCGCAGTCCGCTGCGGGACCGGTGGACGCCCGAGCGTCTGGCATCGCCAGGCAGATCTTGAGCCACTGGCAGCGTACGGGTAAAGGCCCTCTGCGGTTGCTGATGGATGGTGTGATGGAGTTACCGGCACTGAGCGCCGACTTCAGCCATATCGAGAAACTTGAGCTCGTCGGAGTCAAGTGGTCGGGTAACGCGGATGTTTTCCTTGGGAAGTTCGTTCGCCTCAAAGAGTTGGTCGTCAGCCGTTGCAGGCTGACCGAGTTACCTGGCGCCATTGGTGAAATGAACAACCTGACCTCGTTGAACCTAACGTCCAACAACATTCGGTTGACCCCACACAGCGCCAGAGTGCTGAGTGGCCTCGGCAACCTTGAAGCGCTCTACCTCACCAATAACCCGTTGAGGATTGCGCCTGACTTCAGCGCTATGCCCCGGTTGAGAAGCCTGAACCTGAGGAATACGCAGCTGGATCGGTGGCCAACGGGATTGCAGGCCCGTGCGGGGATGGATTTTGTTGACCTGAGCCATAATCTTTTACGAGAAGTGCCCGAGGAACACCTCAATCCGGCAACTGAACAGCTCGCCGCGAGCGCCCGGCTCAATGGCGTCACCCTGCTTGAGGGCAACCGATTTCAGCCTGATTACTGGCAAAAATTTGATGGTTACTGGCAACGCTTGAATCAGGTCCGACCGGACCTGGTGAAAAGCGCCCGTGATGGCGCGTTTGACAGTGGCAACCCCAGGCTCGAAAAGCTACGACGCCTGTACCCGAACAAACGCATGCAAGACGCCAGGGAGTGGGTCTGGCGTTTGGGCGGCGGTGCCGACGCTGAACTGGCCAGACTCGAACAAGAGTTCAACACCCTGCAACAGCAGTTGAACGCCTGGGCGTTTTCGGGCGGCGGCGAACAGCAACGCTACGTTCGCGCGGGCCAACGACAAGCCAACGCGGCGGGCCTTGAGGATCGTCATCAGGCTCAGAAACGTATTCTTGCGTGCTGGCGTCGGGAAACCCCGCAAATGCTTGCCAATGACGGAACGCAGATAGGTTTGGAGCTGGACTTGAGTGGCCTGACGCTGCCAAGCCTGCCGGACCTGGACATTGATTTCAGCCATGTCGGCTCACTGAAATTGAGCAACATGGGCCTCAGTGCTTCGCCGGAAGGATTCCTGACACGCTACCGGCATCTGCGCTGGCTGGACCTGTCAAATAACCAACTCAGGGTGCTGCCACCGGCCCTGGGTGAAATGCACAACCTGACCCGTTTGTTTTTGAACAACAACCAGATCCGCCTGACGCAGCAAACGGCCGCGATCCTGTCCGGGCGAACCTCTCTCAGAGGCTTGAGGTTGAATCACAATCAGCTGGGCATCACGCCGGACTTCAGTCAGATAACGGATATGCGGTCCCTGGGCATGGCGAACTGCGGCATTACTACGTTTCCCACCGGCTTGATCAACCAGCCGGCGTTGGACCAGATACTGTTGAGCTACAACGATTTCACCAGCCTTCCAGAGTTCGTCATCGCACCCTCGGATGCGCAATTGGCCAACTCCGCGCGGGTCAATGGCGTGACGGATATATCCTTCAACCCTTTAACTGCGACCACTCAGGACCAGATTCGCGATTACGGTGTACGGCTTGAGCAAGCGGGGCTGTCGTCCGCTGCCAACCCCAATATTTTCGTCGCCTCTGCCCTGAATATCCGCGGTCGTGCGGTGATCGGCGCCAGGGCCCAAACGCGTTTTCAGCGATGGGCTACGGGGCTGTCCGAAGAGCAGGTTGCCGTGAAGGGGCGCCAATGGCATACGCTGCGTGAGCAGCCGAACGGGGATGGTTTTTTCGCAATGCTGGAGGGGCTGGATGATGCCGGCGCCGGCCACGAAGACCTTCAGCGGCGGGTGTGGGAGGTGATCGACAGCATCAGCGAACACACGCCCGAGTCCGAACAGTTGCGCGAACAAATGTTTGAGTGGGCGGGCAGACCGACGTGTTGCGACCGTGCGGGGTTGTCTTTCAGCAATGTGGAAATCATGGCGATGGTCTACCGGGCCCGCACGCAGGCCATGGACCTGAAACCAGGGGCTGCGTTGCTGAAGTTCGCCAGAGGCTTGTATTGCCTGGACGAACTTGAGGTCATCGCCTTGAGGGATATTGATCAACGCCGGAGGACCATTAACAGCAACGATAACTTAACGGTTGACCAGAAAGCCCAGCAGTTGGCGCGTCTGGAAGAGGTCGAGGTAAGA is a window of Pseudomonas antarctica DNA encoding:
- a CDS encoding dermonecrotic toxin domain-containing protein, with amino-acid sequence MSEQPVTLTPEGTFNVDLRGVHYDFLKDRVPAWFNQGSPQRQEELANHDMELPSWYLTVTVQQKADLADSHTRYRETLNQVENTLGDIKDVLAFAEQPLKDALKQRFNLDVDVKNVYFARKYGFKSRDDLFGAFVFDQQRDSELNYVYRGVSLLEAALANFERDEERASTCNDCQIITAWSSYDGDVIPTFSAVNSQALPIAPHEFAQVCRSLDVGNLYQQHIKSIVQPDEATQRAALETQLQEHQRQLLALSAEVAAHQTEWGIGADAYRMVKQVITDPGSATLDGKPVTFAALKVFGSVLVGPLLIGPARKDSDSVERLVVFIPNDPQQPLREYASSAEFMADLRTRLHSASYRRFFSRFVPQREQGLFFQQFNGLYKPANGNGAAGDYPLVSRPPRLPLDELAIGANLWAQLRKAQVRKILSDARAVAVPTGDEDRKARMERLSSYLDAVISVFNLGAFVVPGLGPIMLAVGAAQMCTEVYEGIEAYEQSDLKTMWAHFSSVALNAAMLGTGAKVLPAIKLASMVDNLKPVTLPTGKQVLWNPDMTPYKVPVKLPLDAEPDALGLYLHNGQKVLPHEGDHYQVRQEPDTGQYRIQHPSRPGAYEPQLAHNHAGAWSHEVEEPLTWDKPTLMRRLGAGTAGARQRKAGAGPRRQRCRGGHLAPDLCRA
- a CDS encoding NEL-type E3 ubiquitin ligase domain-containing protein, coding for MRQTFVEHEPVPLLLEDSIQHFKAHQALTTFVEQMHSSDPAVYAKADPALQLNMMRRRGMLPQNLGLRVLGSGARVIWETEPSSSATRVVVLNEGQLARGELLKEVLNTLQGVDPALTDIPGSAEDSLDVRAGKLRQYLGDTVDTYKGPLVEERYRALTASVDPDVQRLLADYPELPTSMAAHLLKSLSSEQLQTWRSTGLLPEAQTEHAKWCEQETRVARAYEGLQLDTLANLDSQRLALRTLETLPGWRRGTRVELRQYSAQGAILDAIGSPDATARVLVQMDNGLFQATMPRDFFAATWDLLSATERQALGFTDALQMKAAIAQAPLPRARLRTVLLEHPLRKPTIDPALRLLGGGRGFRRMVASVFGPSEASVKARVLKLYPSMEEGEVTAFIQSLGTNVRGGLTLREAEFKTLERELQVWVQANSPQSAAGPVDARASGIARQILSHWQRTGKGPLRLLMDGVMELPALSADFSHIEKLELVGVKWSGNADVFLGKFVRLKELVVSRCRLTELPGAIGEMNNLTSLNLTSNNIRLTPHSARVLSGLGNLEALYLTNNPLRIAPDFSAMPRLRSLNLRNTQLDRWPTGLQARAGMDFVDLSHNLLREVPEEHLNPATEQLAASARLNGVTLLEGNRFQPDYWQKFDGYWQRLNQVRPDLVKSARDGAFDSGNPRLEKLRRLYPNKRMQDAREWVWRLGGGADAELARLEQEFNTLQQQLNAWAFSGGGEQQRYVRAGQRQANAAGLEDRHQAQKRILACWRRETPQMLANDGTQIGLELDLSGLTLPSLPDLDIDFSHVGSLKLSNMGLSASPEGFLTRYRHLRWLDLSNNQLRVLPPALGEMHNLTRLFLNNNQIRLTQQTAAILSGRTSLRGLRLNHNQLGITPDFSQITDMRSLGMANCGITTFPTGLINQPALDQILLSYNDFTSLPEFVIAPSDAQLANSARVNGVTDISFNPLTATTQDQIRDYGVRLEQAGLSSAANPNIFVASALNIRGRAVIGARAQTRFQRWATGLSEEQVAVKGRQWHTLREQPNGDGFFAMLEGLDDAGAGHEDLQRRVWEVIDSISEHTPESEQLREQMFEWAGRPTCCDRAGLSFSNVEIMAMVYRARTQAMDLKPGAALLKFARGLYCLDELEVIALRDIDQRRRTINSNDNLTVDQKAQQLARLEEVEVRLAYRYGLKDRLDLPGQPQQVRFAQMGNVTSQMLDAAYAKVVALNNSPAAFQALLSRDFWQDYVTQKYRAQFDAQSEPYQQQLAALHESRVAEALSETVYKAKADDLQAQLAIKESALIETLSRQEIADILLPQETLEVLVEPSKSTTRELQLSQARAIDFNGKRYFVASLPDVEGEHYLLWVQAPDNPFALVSSGIIAKPDIAGVWKRPRTPGGMRPGGSEDKFEDASESTPGDSEDEFEEAPESMPVVPYTADELSTMRREVHFTAAPNPVGSYNRANNGKYPLRDYQGRPIRIRKLQRRVELVESGTQYTSDQVKPYIKFEGYEEVGARYEEKLQRRTFTAQDMKVPQEKSLIGQSMVVANKRIAKGEIVGVYGGTVLPYGFFGSGGQTYTMLVGTQSTLEGGRLVTEPVHLSGDNIISRINTHFEYDANDKPIRQAAGGYNVESVAFPVEADMWLGMGPAATTKTKNFVLSAVFATEDIPAGAELRMDYGYSDSIIKNMFS